One stretch of Flavobacteriales bacterium DNA includes these proteins:
- the ffh gene encoding signal recognition particle protein, with protein MFENLSDKLDRAFKVLKGQGKITEINVAETLKEVRRALLDADVNFKTAKEFTERVKEKAMGQNVLTSVSPGQLLIKITHDELAELMGGQKEEINLAGSPAIILMSGLQGSGKTTFSGKLAHFLKTKRGRKPLLVACDVYRPAAIDQLHVLGEQLDIEVFSDKAESDPVKIASKAIVHARSNGFNTVIVDTAGRLAVDEEMMKEIEAIKKAIQPSETLFVVDSMTGQDAVNTAKAFNQRIDFNGVVLTKLDGDTRGGAALSIRSVVEKPIKFIGTGEKMEAIDVFHPDRMADRILGMGDVVSLVERAQEQYNEEQARKLQKKIAKNQFDFNDFYEQLQQIKKMGNVKDLMGMIPGMGKMVKDVEIGDDAFKHIEAIIQSMTPKERLSPDLINGSRRKRIAEGSGTNIQEVNKLMKQFEDTRKMMRMMSDKRNMMNMMRQMKNMPGGMPKM; from the coding sequence ATGTTTGAAAATTTATCAGATAAGCTCGACAGGGCGTTTAAGGTTTTAAAAGGTCAGGGTAAAATCACCGAAATCAATGTCGCTGAAACACTTAAAGAAGTGCGAAGGGCTTTGCTGGATGCCGACGTTAACTTTAAAACGGCTAAGGAATTTACGGAACGCGTAAAGGAAAAAGCGATGGGACAGAATGTGCTGACTTCTGTTTCGCCTGGTCAGTTATTGATTAAAATTACACATGATGAACTAGCGGAGTTGATGGGTGGACAAAAAGAGGAAATTAATCTTGCAGGAAGTCCAGCCATTATTTTGATGTCCGGTTTACAAGGTTCGGGTAAAACAACCTTTTCCGGAAAACTGGCGCATTTTCTAAAAACAAAACGAGGAAGAAAACCACTTCTAGTTGCTTGCGACGTTTATCGTCCCGCTGCGATTGATCAGTTGCATGTTTTAGGTGAGCAACTCGATATTGAAGTTTTTTCTGATAAAGCAGAAAGTGATCCTGTAAAAATTGCATCGAAGGCCATTGTGCATGCCCGTTCCAATGGTTTCAATACAGTGATTGTGGATACCGCTGGTCGTTTAGCGGTTGACGAGGAAATGATGAAGGAGATTGAAGCGATTAAAAAAGCAATTCAACCCTCCGAAACACTGTTTGTAGTCGATTCCATGACGGGTCAGGATGCCGTCAATACAGCGAAAGCATTTAATCAGCGGATTGATTTCAATGGTGTAGTACTAACGAAATTGGATGGTGATACCCGTGGTGGTGCAGCCTTATCGATTCGAAGTGTGGTGGAAAAGCCGATTAAATTTATCGGTACCGGAGAAAAGATGGAAGCCATTGATGTTTTCCATCCTGATCGTATGGCGGATCGTATTTTGGGAATGGGTGACGTTGTATCTTTAGTTGAACGTGCCCAGGAACAATACAACGAGGAACAAGCGCGTAAGCTTCAAAAGAAAATCGCAAAAAATCAATTTGATTTCAACGATTTTTATGAGCAATTACAACAGATTAAAAAGATGGGTAATGTGAAAGATCTGATGGGTATGATTCCGGGTATGGGTAAAATGGTGAAGGACGTTGAAATTGGTGATGATGCATTTAAACACATTGAAGCTATTATTCAATCCATGACTCCGAAAGAACGATTGAGTCCGGATTTAATCAACGGCAGCAGAAGAAAACGGATTGCCGAAGGTTCCGGAACCAATATTCAGGAAGTAAATAAACTGATGAAACAGTTTGAAGATACCCGAAAAATGATGCGCATGATGAGTGATAAACGGAATATGATGAATATGATGCGCCAGATGAAAAACATG